In a single window of the Nitrospinota bacterium genome:
- a CDS encoding SAM-dependent chlorinase/fluorinase, producing MEMSMEKSRPIITLITDFGLRDPYVGTMKGVMLKINPELSFVDLTHEIESHNILEAAMILGSAYRYFPKDTIHLVVVDPGVGSDRRPILALTDKYYFVSPDNGVLSFVYKDPGLKKVLELGAKRYFLDEVGDTFHGRDIFSPVASWLSKGVDVSSFGDEIHNYVQIPIPESELENNRIKGRIVYVDKFGNLVSNIKMSLFRKALSASSKKKFKITLGTLEINEINKYYIEKEKGTASALFNSWGNLEIYVPMKSASKIYGIKKGKKITIDFI from the coding sequence ATGGAAATGTCTATGGAGAAATCTAGGCCTATTATTACCCTGATAACAGATTTTGGTTTGAGAGATCCCTATGTGGGTACCATGAAGGGGGTTATGCTTAAGATAAATCCAGAGCTTAGCTTTGTGGATTTAACACATGAAATTGAGTCTCATAATATTTTAGAGGCTGCAATGATTTTAGGTTCTGCCTATCGCTATTTCCCAAAGGATACGATTCATTTGGTTGTTGTTGATCCAGGTGTTGGGAGTGATCGAAGACCTATTTTGGCTTTAACGGATAAATATTATTTTGTCTCTCCTGATAATGGTGTTTTATCCTTTGTCTATAAGGACCCGGGCCTAAAAAAGGTATTGGAGTTAGGTGCAAAAAGATATTTTTTGGATGAGGTTGGCGATACCTTTCATGGAAGGGATATTTTCTCACCTGTTGCCTCCTGGCTTTCTAAAGGCGTGGATGTATCTTCATTTGGAGACGAGATTCATAATTATGTCCAGATTCCTATCCCAGAATCCGAGCTTGAAAATAACAGAATAAAGGGGAGAATCGTCTATGTTGATAAGTTCGGGAATCTGGTATCCAATATAAAAATGTCCTTATTTAGAAAAGCCTTGTCTGCCTCATCAAAAAAGAAGTTTAAAATCACTTTGGGGACATTAGAGATAAATGAGATTAATAAATATTATATTGAAAAGGAAAAGGGGACTGCGTCCGCCCTTTTTAATAGTTGGGGTAATTTAGAGATTTATGTCCCAATGAAGAGTGCCAGTAAAATCTATGGTATTAAAAAAGGGAAAAAGATAACTATTGATTTTATTTAG
- a CDS encoding 2-hydroxyacyl-CoA dehydratase yields the protein MGKIGFTTTIPIEVIFASGNIPLDLNNIFINDKDSMSLVRNAEIKGFPRNMCGWIKGLYAVAKKHKIKEVIAVTQGDCSNTYALMEILQMDGVKIIPFAYPYNRDKDLLRLQINKLMETLKVKERDVIESKKRLDKIREKVHRIDRMTWEDNLVSGFENHLYLVSTSDMNGDPEKFEKDIDNFISSLRKRKPNNREVRLGFIGVPPIFTNLYEFIEAKGGRVVFNETQRQFAMPYRTDDIVEQYRLYTYPYGIFGRIRDIEEQVRIREIHGLIHYVQAFCYRQLEDLILRSKENKIPILTLEGDHPIELDARSKIRIEGFIEMLKNKNKRNN from the coding sequence ATGGGAAAAATCGGATTTACAACGACCATACCAATAGAGGTAATTTTTGCATCGGGTAATATTCCTTTGGACTTAAACAATATCTTTATTAATGATAAAGACAGCATGTCATTGGTTAGAAACGCAGAGATAAAAGGCTTTCCTAGAAATATGTGCGGTTGGATCAAGGGGTTATATGCTGTGGCAAAAAAACATAAAATAAAAGAGGTCATTGCCGTTACTCAGGGGGATTGCAGCAATACGTATGCATTAATGGAGATATTGCAGATGGATGGGGTTAAGATTATCCCTTTTGCATATCCATATAATAGGGATAAAGACCTATTAAGACTCCAGATCAATAAGCTGATGGAGACCTTAAAAGTAAAAGAGAGGGATGTCATTGAATCCAAAAAAAGACTTGATAAGATTAGGGAAAAAGTCCACAGAATAGACCGCATGACATGGGAGGATAATCTTGTATCAGGCTTTGAAAACCACCTCTATCTGGTCTCAACAAGTGATATGAACGGAGACCCTGAGAAATTTGAGAAGGATATAGATAATTTTATCTCCTCCCTCAGAAAAAGGAAACCTAACAATAGAGAGGTTAGATTAGGTTTTATAGGGGTACCCCCAATATTCACCAACTTATATGAATTTATTGAAGCTAAGGGGGGAAGAGTTGTTTTTAATGAGACCCAGAGGCAGTTTGCCATGCCTTATAGAACCGATGATATTGTCGAACAGTACAGATTGTATACATACCCTTATGGCATCTTCGGTAGGATAAGGGATATTGAGGAACAGGTAAGAATAAGAGAGATTCATGGCCTTATTCACTATGTCCAAGCCTTCTGCTATCGTCAATTAGAAGATCTTATTTTAAGGTCTAAAGAGAATAAGATCCCTATCCTAACACTTGAAGGGGACCATCCCATTGAGCTTGATGCCAGGAGTAAGATAAGAATAGAAGGTTTTATAGAAATGTTAAAAAATAAGAATAAGAGGAACAATTGA
- a CDS encoding acyl-CoA dehydratase activase → MRIGIDLGSREIKLVFYNGRDFIEMKKYETVEFYKRFGKKGKKGIRIDLVDFHSFLENVPIEILKNYDKLVITGYGRNNLNIENAEIISEINAHVKGARYQTGLSNFTLTDLGGQDSKVIFVKEGDVVDFIMNDKCAAGGGRYLDNMARILGITLDKLGEYYKNPVQINSTCATFGESEMLGKLMEGYKVEELCAGINEAVFNRIFPILNRFESDKLILCGGVAKNGAIKKMIELNTGREVIVPRYPQFNGAIGCVVDF, encoded by the coding sequence ATGCGAATCGGTATTGATTTAGGAAGCCGGGAGATAAAGCTTGTTTTTTACAATGGTAGGGATTTTATAGAAATGAAAAAATACGAAACAGTCGAGTTCTATAAAAGGTTCGGGAAAAAGGGTAAAAAGGGAATCAGAATAGACCTTGTTGATTTCCATTCATTTTTAGAAAATGTACCTATTGAAATATTAAAAAATTATGATAAATTAGTAATTACAGGGTATGGAAGAAATAACCTTAACATAGAAAACGCTGAAATCATTAGTGAGATAAATGCTCATGTAAAAGGAGCAAGATATCAGACAGGATTGTCTAATTTTACATTGACAGATTTAGGCGGTCAGGATTCAAAGGTGATTTTTGTTAAAGAAGGAGATGTGGTTGACTTTATCATGAATGATAAGTGTGCGGCTGGAGGAGGAAGATATCTCGACAATATGGCGCGGATATTAGGTATAACTTTAGATAAATTAGGAGAATATTATAAAAATCCTGTTCAGATAAATTCTACGTGTGCCACTTTTGGAGAATCAGAGATGCTGGGTAAGTTAATGGAGGGTTATAAGGTAGAAGAGCTGTGTGCCGGGATAAATGAAGCGGTCTTTAATAGAATTTTTCCAATATTGAATAGATTTGAAAGTGATAAATTGATATTATGTGGTGGAGTCGCAAAGAATGGCGCCATTAAAAAAATGATTGAACTCAATACAGGCAGAGAAGTTATTGTTCCGAGATATCCCCAGTTTAATGGTGCCATAGGGTGTGTGGTCGATTTTTAG
- a CDS encoding DUF1178 family protein, with product MIAYDLRCKNGHEFEGWFKDRKSYEKQMKSKQITCPNCNNTNVEMIITACAIRTKSSKKDEERKNKIADVEKMAGKTARKISNYIRDNFEYVGSEFPQEARKIHYGEAEERNIWGTSTLEEEKELREEGIKFFKIPKPIKYDS from the coding sequence ATGATAGCATATGATTTAAGATGTAAAAATGGACATGAGTTCGAGGGTTGGTTTAAAGATCGAAAGAGCTATGAAAAACAGATGAAATCAAAACAGATTACGTGTCCTAACTGCAATAATACAAATGTTGAGATGATTATTACTGCATGTGCCATAAGAACAAAGAGCAGTAAAAAAGATGAAGAGAGAAAAAACAAGATTGCAGATGTAGAAAAGATGGCTGGAAAGACTGCGAGAAAGATCAGCAACTACATTCGAGATAATTTTGAATATGTGGGTTCTGAATTTCCACAGGAAGCAAGAAAGATACATTACGGAGAGGCAGAAGAAAGAAATATTTGGGGCACATCAACATTAGAGGAAGAAAAAGAGTTGAGAGAGGAGGGAATTAAATTCTTTAAAATTCCAAAACCTATAAAATACGATAGTTAA
- a CDS encoding MTH1187 family thiamine-binding protein, with product MLVEFSIVPTDKGESLSRYVAKVLDVIDKSGLAYKLTPMDTVVEGEWDEIIPLIRKCHDIMREHSNRVLTSIKIDDRKEAKGRLEGKKKSIEMVLERKLK from the coding sequence ATGCTTGTAGAATTTAGTATTGTCCCCACAGATAAAGGGGAGAGCCTTAGCAGATATGTAGCAAAGGTATTAGATGTCATTGATAAGAGTGGTCTTGCTTATAAATTGACTCCCATGGATACTGTTGTCGAAGGAGAATGGGATGAGATTATCCCCCTCATAAGGAAGTGTCATGATATTATGAGAGAGCATTCAAACAGAGTACTTACATCTATTAAGATAGATGATAGAAAAGAGGCAAAGGGAAGACTTGAAGGCAAAAAGAAGTCAATAGAAATGGTTTTAGAAAGGAA